The following proteins are co-located in the Siansivirga zeaxanthinifaciens CC-SAMT-1 genome:
- a CDS encoding ABC-F family ATP-binding cassette domain-containing protein, with translation MISVDALAVEFSGSALFSDVSFTINENDKIALMGKNGAGKSTMMKIIAGEQKATRGNVRYPKDVVVAYLPQHLLTEDSCTVFEEASKAFKHIFKMRDEMERLNKELETRTDYESDDYMKIIEKVSDLGEKFYALEEINYDAEVEKALRGLGFKREDFTRLTSEFSGGYRMRIELAKILLQKPDLILLDEPTNHIDIESVIWLEDFLLNKAKAVMVISHDKAFIDNITNRTIEVTMGRIYDYKANYSHYLQLREDRRSHQIKAYQEQQKFIADNVAFIERFKGTYSKTNQVSSRERMLEKLEIIEIDEVDTSALKLRFPPAPRSGDYPVTVKDLSKSYDDHVVFKDANMSIARGEKVSFVGRNGEGKSTMIKAIMGQIDFEGHCALGHNVKVGYFAQNQASLLDDNLTIFQTVDEVAEGDIRTQIKTILGGFMFKGDDIDKKVSVLSGGEKTRLAMVKLLLEPVNLLILDEPTNHLDLKSKDVLKEALKNFDGTLILVSHDRDFLQGLSQKVFEFKDQRVIEHFETIDDFLVRNRIENLKQIDLKK, from the coding sequence ATGATTTCAGTTGATGCTTTAGCGGTAGAATTTAGTGGAAGCGCTTTGTTTAGTGATGTATCCTTCACGATAAATGAAAATGATAAAATAGCCCTTATGGGGAAAAATGGTGCAGGAAAGTCTACCATGATGAAAATTATTGCTGGAGAACAAAAAGCAACTCGTGGCAATGTGCGTTACCCAAAAGATGTTGTTGTTGCTTACTTACCCCAGCATTTACTTACCGAAGATTCGTGTACGGTTTTCGAAGAAGCTTCTAAAGCATTTAAGCATATTTTTAAAATGCGTGATGAGATGGAACGTCTTAACAAAGAACTTGAAACCAGAACCGATTACGAATCTGATGATTATATGAAAATCATTGAAAAAGTATCAGATTTAGGTGAAAAATTCTATGCGCTTGAAGAGATAAATTATGATGCCGAAGTTGAAAAAGCGTTACGTGGTTTAGGTTTTAAACGCGAGGATTTTACACGTTTAACTAGCGAATTTAGTGGTGGTTATCGTATGCGCATCGAATTGGCTAAAATTCTTTTACAAAAACCAGATTTAATTCTTCTGGATGAGCCAACCAACCACATCGATATAGAATCGGTTATCTGGTTAGAAGATTTCTTGCTTAACAAAGCCAAGGCTGTTATGGTTATCTCCCATGATAAAGCCTTTATCGATAATATTACCAATCGTACCATAGAAGTTACCATGGGCCGCATTTACGATTATAAAGCTAATTATTCGCATTACTTGCAATTACGTGAAGACCGACGTTCACATCAAATAAAAGCGTACCAAGAGCAGCAAAAATTTATAGCAGATAATGTGGCGTTTATAGAGCGTTTTAAAGGGACTTACTCTAAAACGAACCAAGTAAGTTCACGTGAGCGTATGTTAGAAAAACTTGAAATTATTGAAATTGATGAAGTCGATACATCGGCTTTAAAGTTGCGTTTTCCTCCTGCGCCACGTTCGGGCGACTACCCGGTAACGGTTAAAGATTTATCAAAATCGTACGACGATCATGTTGTGTTTAAAGATGCTAATATGTCTATTGCTCGAGGCGAAAAAGTATCGTTTGTTGGTAGAAATGGTGAAGGAAAATCGACTATGATAAAAGCCATAATGGGACAAATTGATTTTGAAGGACACTGCGCATTAGGGCATAATGTAAAGGTTGGATATTTTGCACAAAATCAAGCATCTTTATTAGACGATAATTTAACCATTTTCCAAACCGTTGATGAGGTTGCCGAAGGCGATATTCGTACACAAATAAAAACCATTTTAGGTGGTTTTATGTTTAAAGGCGACGATATCGATAAAAAAGTAAGTGTACTCTCTGGTGGTGAAAAAACACGCTTGGCCATGGTAAAATTACTTTTAGAACCTGTTAATTTGTTAATTCTCGATGAGCCTACGAATCACTTAGATTTGAAATCTAAAGATGTATTAAAGGAAGCTTTAAAGAATTTCGATGGTACTTTAATTTTAGTTTCCCACGACCGTGATTTTCTTCAAGGTTTATCTCAAAAAGTATTTGAATTTAAAGATCAACGTGTTATTGAACACTTTGAAACCATCGATGATTTCTTAGTGAGAAACCGTATTGAAAACCTAAAACAGATCGATTTAAAAAAGTAA
- a CDS encoding KTSC domain-containing protein produces MKRINEYKKLFNVEKEIDLKQLKSTYRNLVKAWHPDKFQAGDEKAAEAEIKSKQIIDGYHFLVSIAPETKAANLDEYNETINTPIIDWQHKGMLLEITFADGNTYEFFGVNKALYIKLCQSDKLTRFAKRNIFNTFLYRKIKKSEVLA; encoded by the coding sequence ATGAAACGTATTAACGAATACAAAAAACTTTTTAATGTTGAAAAAGAGATTGATTTAAAGCAACTTAAATCGACTTACAGAAATTTAGTTAAAGCGTGGCATCCCGATAAATTTCAAGCTGGCGATGAAAAAGCTGCCGAGGCCGAAATAAAAAGCAAGCAAATTATTGATGGTTACCACTTTTTAGTAAGCATTGCTCCAGAAACAAAAGCAGCAAATTTAGACGAATACAACGAAACCATTAATACACCTATTATTGATTGGCAACATAAGGGTATGCTTTTAGAAATAACCTTTGCCGATGGTAATACCTACGAGTTTTTTGGGGTAAACAAAGCGTTATATATTAAACTTTGCCAATCGGATAAATTAACACGTTTTGCAAAACGCAATATTTTTAACACGTTTTTATACCGTAAAATAAAGAAAAGCGAGGTGTTAGCTTAA
- a CDS encoding DEAD/DEAH box helicase, translated as MSTFQDLGLNDELLQAITDLGFVTPSEVQSKAIPILLASETDLVALAQTGTGKTAAFGFPMLQKIDFDSRTTQGLILSPTRELCLQITNEMKAYGKYCKGLNVVAVYGGSSITDQAREVKRGAQIIVATPGRIKDMISRGLVDISKIQYSVLDEADEMLNMGFKEDITDILSNTPEDKNTWLFSATMPKEVATIAKKFMKNPQEITVGNKNESTSNVTHEYYLVNSRDRYDALKRLADANPDIFSVVFCRTKRDTQKVAEQLIEDGYSAGALHGDLSQNQRDLVMNSFRKNQIQMLVATDVAARGIDVDDITHVINYQLPDETETYTHRSGRTGRAGKTGVSMVIVSKSEVRKIKSIERIIKRDFVKKEIPNGMEICEVQLMSLANKIHNTEINHEIDKYLTNINELFEDTSKDELIKKFFSVEFTRFFNYYQKAKNLNVSESDIRERDGGRESRRDFGGKSDSTRYFINVGTKDGFDWMKLKDFLKEVLDLGRDDVFKVETKESFSFFNTENELKDKVLAFFTDYKHEGRFVNVEVSENRGGGGRRNDRRSSGGGRRDDKRGGEKRSGGDAKPRRSGDFKSGSNGAPNRAGRRTGSASKSENTGGVSRPRRSRR; from the coding sequence ATGAGCACATTCCAAGATTTAGGTCTTAATGACGAATTATTACAAGCCATCACCGATTTAGGTTTTGTAACCCCAAGTGAAGTTCAAAGCAAAGCCATCCCAATTTTATTAGCATCTGAAACCGATTTGGTTGCCTTAGCGCAAACCGGAACCGGAAAGACGGCCGCATTTGGTTTCCCGATGTTACAGAAAATTGATTTTGATAGCCGGACTACTCAAGGCCTTATTTTATCGCCTACACGCGAACTTTGTTTACAAATTACCAACGAAATGAAAGCTTACGGCAAGTACTGCAAAGGACTTAACGTGGTGGCTGTTTACGGTGGTTCTAGTATTACAGACCAAGCGAGAGAAGTTAAAAGAGGCGCACAAATTATAGTTGCAACGCCGGGTCGTATTAAAGATATGATTAGCAGAGGTTTGGTTGATATTTCTAAAATACAGTACAGTGTTTTAGATGAGGCCGACGAAATGTTAAACATGGGTTTTAAAGAGGATATTACCGATATTTTATCGAATACTCCAGAAGATAAAAACACCTGGTTATTTTCTGCAACCATGCCAAAAGAAGTAGCAACTATTGCTAAGAAATTCATGAAAAATCCGCAGGAAATTACTGTTGGAAATAAAAATGAAAGTACTAGCAACGTAACTCACGAATACTATTTAGTAAATTCTAGAGATCGTTACGATGCTTTAAAACGTTTAGCTGATGCGAACCCAGATATATTTTCGGTAGTGTTTTGTAGAACAAAAAGAGACACTCAAAAAGTGGCCGAACAACTTATAGAAGATGGATATAGCGCTGGCGCATTGCATGGTGATTTAAGTCAGAACCAACGCGATTTGGTTATGAACTCGTTTAGAAAAAACCAAATTCAAATGCTTGTAGCTACCGATGTGGCTGCTCGTGGTATTGATGTAGATGATATTACTCACGTTATAAACTACCAACTTCCAGACGAAACCGAAACTTATACGCACCGTTCTGGTCGTACAGGTCGCGCCGGAAAAACGGGTGTTTCTATGGTTATTGTTTCTAAAAGTGAAGTAAGAAAAATAAAAAGTATTGAGCGTATTATAAAACGTGACTTTGTTAAAAAGGAAATTCCTAATGGAATGGAAATTTGCGAAGTGCAGTTAATGTCGCTTGCAAACAAAATACATAACACCGAAATTAATCACGAAATTGATAAGTATTTAACCAACATTAATGAGTTGTTTGAAGACACATCGAAAGACGAATTAATTAAAAAATTCTTTTCGGTAGAGTTTACGCGTTTCTTTAATTACTACCAAAAAGCTAAAAACTTAAACGTATCGGAATCTGATATTCGCGAGCGTGATGGTGGACGTGAGAGCAGACGTGATTTTGGAGGAAAATCAGATTCTACACGTTATTTTATAAATGTTGGAACTAAAGATGGTTTCGACTGGATGAAATTAAAAGATTTCTTAAAAGAGGTTTTAGATTTAGGAAGAGACGATGTATTTAAAGTGGAAACTAAAGAAAGTTTTTCGTTTTTTAATACAGAAAACGAACTTAAAGATAAAGTTTTAGCCTTTTTTACCGACTACAAACACGAAGGCCGTTTTGTAAATGTTGAAGTTTCTGAAAATCGTGGTGGCGGCGGAAGACGCAACGACAGACGTAGTTCTGGCGGCGGAAGACGCGATGATAAACGTGGTGGAGAAAAACGCAGTGGTGGCGATGCTAAACCAAGACGTTCTGGCGATTTTAAATCTGGCAGTAATGGAGCTCCTAACCGAGCAGGTAGACGTACAGGCAGCGCTTCAAAATCTGAAAACACTGGTGGTGTTTCCAGACCAAGACGTTCTAGACGCTAG
- a CDS encoding SIR2 family NAD-dependent protein deacylase produces MKKHLVVLTGAGISAESGIKTFRDADGLWEGHDVMQVATPEGFKNNPALVLNFYNQRRKQLFEVEPNKAHLDLAYLENDYNITIITQNVDDLHERAGSTRVIHLHGELLKVRSTFDETDILPWKTDLIIGDICKKSHQLRPHIVWFGEEVPMIEKAVEICETADILAIIGTSMQVYPAAGLMHYVPENIPIFFIDPKPASVQNKKNLNVIAEPATVGVQQMITLLKNS; encoded by the coding sequence ATGAAAAAACATTTAGTTGTACTTACAGGTGCCGGTATAAGTGCCGAAAGTGGCATAAAAACATTTAGAGATGCCGACGGATTATGGGAAGGTCATGATGTTATGCAAGTAGCAACTCCCGAGGGTTTTAAAAACAATCCTGCATTGGTTTTAAATTTTTACAACCAGCGGCGCAAACAATTATTTGAAGTAGAACCCAATAAAGCGCATTTAGATTTAGCCTATTTAGAGAACGATTATAACATCACTATCATCACTCAAAATGTAGACGATTTACATGAACGTGCAGGCAGTACTCGAGTGATTCATTTACATGGTGAGTTATTAAAAGTAAGAAGCACTTTTGATGAAACCGATATTTTACCTTGGAAAACAGATTTAATTATTGGTGATATTTGCAAAAAAAGCCATCAACTGCGGCCGCATATTGTTTGGTTTGGAGAAGAAGTTCCTATGATTGAAAAAGCCGTAGAAATTTGTGAAACTGCAGATATTTTAGCTATTATAGGTACATCGATGCAAGTTTATCCTGCTGCAGGTTTAATGCATTATGTTCCAGAAAACATTCCTATATTTTTTATCGATCCGAAGCCTGCATCGGTTCAAAATAAAAAGAACTTAAACGTTATTGCAGAACCCGCAACAGTTGGTGTACAGCAAATGATTACACTTTTGAAAAATTCGTGA
- a CDS encoding heme-binding domain-containing protein, which produces MKMIKKIGIGLLILLAVSQLFGPKKNEGKMESMNAFYAETNPPAEVKQILEVACNDCHSDVTRYPWYNNITPVNYWLASHVNDGKKHFNISNWEGNSVKRKDHKFEELIEMVEEKEMPLNSYTWTHAEANLTENQIKAVVDWAKLVRVKYSMMPKPE; this is translated from the coding sequence ATGAAAATGATAAAAAAAATAGGGATAGGCTTATTAATTCTTTTAGCGGTTTCCCAGTTATTTGGTCCTAAAAAGAACGAAGGTAAAATGGAATCTATGAATGCTTTTTATGCAGAAACCAATCCGCCAGCCGAAGTCAAGCAAATTCTAGAAGTTGCCTGTAACGATTGTCATAGCGACGTAACTCGTTACCCTTGGTATAACAATATTACACCTGTAAATTACTGGTTAGCCAGCCACGTAAACGATGGAAAAAAACATTTTAATATTTCTAATTGGGAAGGTAATTCTGTAAAACGCAAAGACCACAAATTTGAAGAACTTATAGAAATGGTTGAAGAAAAAGAGATGCCTTTAAACTCTTATACATGGACACATGCTGAAGCCAATCTAACCGAAAATCAAATTAAAGCTGTGGTTGATTGGGCTAAATTGGTACGTGTAAAATATTCTATGATGCCTAAACCAGAATAA
- a CDS encoding LysR family transcriptional regulator has translation MSYQLELRHIHYFLAVAETLHFRKAAEKLFISQPGLSRQIKEMEGQLGVTLFERHNRQVKLTHAGTYLKEELTKNLKHLESILDHAKLLEDGKDGKLNFGYVGSAMQKIIPNLLLKFTKEHPDVLFSLKEMDNNKQIEGLLSQEIDIGFVRLERIPRGLNSHPVLKEPFCLVLPKAHAIEASTFKNLSQLKNEHFILFDPEYSASYYEKVMTIFDDSGFNPLITHNTIHADSIYKLVENNFGISIVPKSLQDESNSKIKFIELNKIKQRTVLSAVWNTENRNPILGNILTLITNEN, from the coding sequence ATGAGTTATCAATTAGAACTTCGACATATACATTATTTTTTAGCTGTTGCCGAAACACTACATTTTAGAAAAGCGGCCGAAAAACTGTTTATTTCGCAACCCGGATTGAGTCGTCAAATAAAAGAAATGGAGGGTCAATTGGGTGTTACTTTATTTGAAAGACACAACAGGCAAGTAAAACTAACCCATGCCGGAACTTATTTAAAAGAAGAATTAACCAAAAACCTAAAACATTTAGAAAGTATTTTAGACCATGCCAAATTGCTTGAAGATGGAAAAGATGGTAAATTAAATTTTGGTTATGTAGGTTCTGCTATGCAAAAAATAATACCGAATTTACTTTTAAAGTTTACCAAAGAACACCCCGATGTGTTATTTAGTTTGAAAGAAATGGATAATAACAAGCAAATTGAAGGCTTATTATCGCAAGAAATTGATATTGGTTTTGTTAGATTGGAACGCATTCCCAGAGGATTAAATAGTCACCCGGTTTTAAAAGAACCGTTTTGTTTGGTGTTACCAAAAGCGCATGCAATTGAAGCTTCTACTTTTAAAAACCTGTCGCAATTAAAAAATGAACATTTTATTTTATTCGATCCCGAATATAGCGCTTCTTACTACGAAAAGGTAATGACTATTTTCGACGATAGTGGTTTTAACCCCTTAATAACGCACAATACCATTCATGCCGATTCAATATATAAACTGGTTGAAAATAACTTTGGTATTTCTATTGTGCCAAAATCGTTGCAAGATGAAAGTAATTCAAAAATTAAATTTATTGAGCTTAACAAAATAAAACAACGTACGGTACTTTCTGCGGTTTGGAATACCGAAAACAGAAATCCTATTCTAGGCAACATATTAACGCTTATAACTAATGAAAACTAA
- a CDS encoding carboxypeptidase-like regulatory domain-containing protein, with product MKKHLLLFIFFIVTSVAIAQEAASVLGVVINSESKEPLENVNIVNLNQVIGTATNNKGAFEISAKVNDTLHFSYLGFKSIKVRVTNDWLKFGSANIELTELALALEEVVLTELKLTGYLEVDIKQVPVINDNYQYAISGLPSTGYEAGKKSTISKVIGSIFNPADFLHRMFGKKPNEMRKLKKMKQDDEIRNLLASRFDREMLTVLLNVDRVDLDEIVSQCNYSKNFIQTANDLQILDAISECYEEYKVLNRNK from the coding sequence ATGAAAAAACACCTGCTACTTTTTATATTTTTTATAGTGACTTCTGTTGCCATAGCACAAGAAGCAGCAAGTGTATTAGGTGTTGTTATTAATTCTGAAAGCAAAGAGCCTTTAGAAAATGTGAATATTGTTAACCTGAATCAGGTTATAGGTACTGCAACTAATAATAAAGGAGCATTTGAAATTTCGGCCAAAGTAAACGATACTTTACATTTCTCTTACTTAGGTTTTAAATCTATTAAAGTAAGAGTTACTAACGACTGGTTAAAATTTGGATCGGCCAACATCGAGCTTACCGAATTGGCTTTAGCCCTAGAAGAAGTGGTGTTAACAGAATTGAAACTTACGGGTTATTTAGAAGTAGATATTAAGCAAGTACCGGTTATTAACGACAATTACCAATACGCTATTTCTGGTTTACCAAGTACGGGTTACGAAGCTGGTAAAAAAAGTACGATTAGTAAAGTTATAGGATCGATTTTTAATCCTGCTGATTTTCTTCATCGTATGTTTGGTAAAAAACCGAACGAAATGCGTAAGCTTAAGAAAATGAAACAGGACGATGAGATTAGAAATTTATTAGCCTCACGTTTTGATAGAGAAATGCTAACCGTTTTACTTAATGTAGATCGTGTTGATTTAGATGAAATAGTAAGCCAATGTAACTATTCTAAAAACTTTATTCAAACGGCTAACGATTTACAAATTCTGGATGCTATAAGTGAATGTTACGAAGAATATAAAGTCTTAAACAGAAACAAATAA
- a CDS encoding glycosyltransferase yields the protein MGFKKLLIIGFVWPEPNSSAAGSRMMQLISFFQSQNYIITFVSSCVKTESAFNLESIGVSQQFVELNNSSFDGFLKDLKPDVVLFDRFLTEEQFGWRVHENCPNAIRILDTEDLHGLRKGRTLAYKANKPFNKSFLFNDTSKREIASIYRSDLSLIISKAEMEILKSDFKVNDAFLLYLPFLLDEISDKTIKTLPIFESRKHFVTIGNFLHEPNYQAVLYLKEAIWPRIKKALPQAEMHIYGAYASQKVNQLNNKQERFFIKGYAEDAHKIMQNAKVCLAPLQFGAGLKGKLIDAMQNGTPCVMSSIAAEGMFGNLAPNGFIEDNPETFAEKAVQLYNDNLIWNAKQKNGFQIINTRFNKNAFQENFAATLYEFSNHLQEKRLNNFTGQMLMHHTMQSTKFMSKWIEAKNVANN from the coding sequence GTGGGATTTAAAAAACTTTTAATCATTGGTTTTGTTTGGCCAGAGCCCAATAGTTCTGCTGCTGGAAGCCGAATGATGCAGCTTATTTCATTTTTTCAGTCGCAAAATTATATAATAACGTTTGTTAGTTCTTGTGTAAAAACAGAAAGTGCATTTAATCTGGAATCTATTGGGGTTAGCCAACAGTTTGTAGAATTAAACAACAGCAGTTTTGATGGATTTCTTAAAGACTTAAAGCCAGACGTGGTTTTGTTTGATAGATTTTTAACCGAAGAACAATTTGGCTGGCGTGTTCATGAAAATTGTCCTAATGCCATAAGAATTCTAGATACCGAAGATTTACACGGTTTGCGTAAAGGGCGCACATTGGCTTACAAAGCAAATAAACCTTTTAATAAAAGTTTCTTGTTTAATGATACTTCAAAACGAGAAATTGCCAGTATTTACAGAAGCGATTTAAGTTTAATTATTTCGAAGGCTGAAATGGAAATTCTTAAATCTGATTTTAAAGTTAATGATGCTTTTTTACTGTATTTACCGTTTTTATTAGATGAAATAAGTGATAAAACAATAAAAACACTCCCCATATTCGAATCGCGTAAGCATTTTGTTACCATTGGTAATTTTTTGCACGAACCTAATTATCAGGCTGTTTTGTATTTAAAGGAAGCTATTTGGCCTCGCATAAAAAAAGCATTGCCTCAGGCAGAAATGCATATTTACGGCGCCTATGCTTCACAAAAAGTAAATCAATTAAACAATAAGCAAGAGCGTTTTTTTATTAAAGGTTATGCTGAAGATGCTCATAAAATCATGCAAAATGCCAAAGTATGTTTAGCGCCTTTACAATTTGGAGCAGGCTTAAAAGGTAAACTTATAGATGCCATGCAAAACGGAACGCCCTGTGTTATGAGTTCTATTGCTGCTGAAGGTATGTTTGGTAATTTAGCACCAAACGGATTCATTGAAGACAACCCAGAGACTTTTGCAGAAAAAGCAGTGCAACTATACAACGATAATTTAATCTGGAATGCTAAACAGAAAAACGGATTTCAAATTATAAACACACGTTTTAATAAAAATGCATTTCAAGAAAATTTTGCAGCCACATTGTACGAGTTTAGTAACCATTTACAAGAAAAACGATTAAATAATTTTACCGGACAAATGCTTATGCATCATACCATGCAGAGTACTAAGTTTATGAGTAAGTGGATTGAGGCAAAGAATGTGGCTAATAATTAA
- a CDS encoding TrmH family RNA methyltransferase produces MIDLKLLEHLETYLTDTRRAKFNKVLSQRTKHFTVATEDVYQLHNTSAVIRSCDVFGIQEVNIVEERNSKRIDREIAMGAQKWVDLNRYHTVKDCINDLKTKGYQIVATTPHANDCDLHDFDVTKKSCFFFGRETEGLSEDVLNAADCYLKIPMAGFTESLNISVSAAIILQHVTTKLKQTNINWQLTEAEILEKRLDWVRKTIKSYDTIVKHYYDTHNVNK; encoded by the coding sequence ATGATAGATTTAAAACTTTTAGAACATTTAGAAACCTATTTAACCGATACCAGAAGAGCCAAGTTTAACAAGGTGTTGTCGCAACGCACAAAACATTTTACGGTAGCCACAGAAGATGTTTATCAACTACACAATACCAGTGCTGTTATTAGAAGTTGTGATGTTTTTGGCATACAGGAAGTAAATATTGTTGAGGAACGCAATTCTAAGCGCATTGACAGAGAGATTGCCATGGGCGCTCAAAAGTGGGTAGATTTAAACAGATACCATACGGTTAAAGACTGTATTAACGATTTAAAAACTAAAGGCTACCAAATTGTGGCTACAACTCCGCATGCAAACGACTGCGATTTACATGATTTTGATGTTACAAAAAAGTCTTGTTTTTTCTTCGGAAGAGAAACAGAAGGCTTATCTGAAGACGTTTTAAATGCTGCCGATTGTTATTTAAAAATACCTATGGCCGGATTTACAGAAAGTTTAAATATTTCGGTTTCGGCAGCCATAATTTTACAACATGTTACTACCAAACTGAAGCAAACAAACATTAACTGGCAATTAACCGAAGCAGAAATTCTTGAAAAAAGGTTAGATTGGGTGCGAAAAACCATTAAAAGTTACGATACCATTGTTAAGCATTATTACGATACACATAACGTTAATAAATAA
- a CDS encoding transglutaminase domain-containing protein, giving the protein MWLRVSCNLVFDIEIPTPFILMLRARSGAQQWISREVYNINPNVTANEYIDAFGNLCQRVLAPSGLFSIYTEAEAKVSDFSDIAPNAPLVNVENIPDNILCYLLPSRYCESDRFGDLAQAITMNELQGYNQVEAIENWLRHHITYLPGSSDYPISAIEVHQKQQGVCRDLAHLGIALCRSLSIPARMVVGYLHELYPMDMHAWFEAYVGNRWYLFDATQPYKKGGYVAVAYGRDAADVPIFNQFGPAAVPIQHTVIVERLDLL; this is encoded by the coding sequence ATGTGGTTACGCGTGAGTTGCAATTTGGTTTTCGATATAGAAATACCAACGCCTTTTATTTTAATGCTTCGAGCGCGCAGCGGAGCACAGCAATGGATTTCTCGCGAAGTTTATAACATTAATCCTAATGTTACAGCAAATGAATATATTGATGCCTTCGGAAATTTATGCCAACGTGTTTTAGCGCCTTCGGGCTTATTCTCTATTTACACAGAAGCTGAAGCTAAAGTAAGTGATTTTTCGGATATAGCACCAAACGCACCTTTAGTAAACGTTGAAAACATCCCCGACAATATTTTATGTTACTTGCTACCGAGTAGATATTGTGAATCTGATAGATTTGGCGATTTAGCCCAAGCAATAACAATGAATGAGCTACAAGGTTATAACCAGGTTGAAGCCATTGAAAATTGGCTAAGACACCATATTACCTATTTACCAGGAAGTAGCGACTACCCCATTTCGGCCATTGAAGTCCATCAAAAACAACAAGGTGTTTGTAGAGATTTAGCACATTTAGGTATCGCTTTATGCCGAAGTTTAAGCATTCCTGCACGCATGGTTGTTGGATATTTGCATGAGCTCTACCCTATGGATATGCACGCTTGGTTTGAAGCTTACGTAGGCAACCGATGGTATCTTTTTGATGCCACACAGCCTTATAAAAAAGGTGGCTACGTGGCTGTAGCTTATGGTCGTGATGCTGCCGATGTGCCTATTTTTAATCAATTCGGACCAGCAGCTGTACCCATTCAACATACGGTTATAGTAGAACGCTTAGACCTTCTTTAA